In one Nicotiana tomentosiformis chromosome 6, ASM39032v3, whole genome shotgun sequence genomic region, the following are encoded:
- the LOC138894639 gene encoding uncharacterized protein: protein MNNAKLKEVKAIKKETKSVQTLQSHKLCLTASEEKIMGSNTVVGALFQEGTSHVRSPYFNGQYFSYWKVRMKTYTISYDIKVWRVIKKENLPTPPKKDENGQVIVSTDPLDLDDYTDEQSVVIPVNAKAKNLLYNAINGEEYEKISSCETAKEMWDKLEVRYEGINKVKETRINLLVRDYKLFQIKDGESVEEIFSRFRKILGDLKSFGRPIKSGKQVRKILRSLPTIWQLKVIALDCQDLDKISYDELRGDLIAFEKTHLDKQIKQEKKKTVAFKATVAEPENEEEEEGGEHDENIAMLSQVVTSMMRKNRNSRRGKSNFRKGRTNNDNDKNDGKCYKYGKHGHIQVECPELKKKLGGNFQKKKSFRA from the coding sequence ATGAACAATGCCAAATTAAAGGAAGTCAAAGCCAtcaaaaaagaaacaaaatctGTCCAGACGCTTCAGTCTCACAAACTTTGCTTAACAGCTAGTGAAGAAAAGATCATGGGATCAAACACAGTCGTTGGAGCGCTATTTCAAGAAGGAACCTCTCACGTACGATCTCCATATTTCAACGGGCAATACTTTTCTTACTGGAAAGTACGTATGAAAACATACACTATATCATATGATATTAAAGTTTGGCGCGTGATCAAAAAGGAAAATCTTCCAACTCCACcaaagaaagatgaaaatggTCAAGTCATAGTATCAACTGATCCACTTGACTTAGATGACTACACTGATGAACAATCAGTCGTCATACCAGTAAATGCCAAAGCAAAAAATCTGCTGTATAATGCTATCAATGGAGAAGAATATGAAAAGATATCAAGCTGTGAAACTGCTAAGGAAATGTGGGATAAATTAGAGGTCAGGTATGAAGGAATcaacaaagtgaaagaaacaAGGATCAATCTTCTAGTTCGGGACtataaattatttcaaataaaggATGGTGAATCAGTAGAGGAAATATTCTCCAGGTTTAGAAAAATCCTTGGAGATTTAAAGTCATTTGGTAGACCAATAAAAAGCGGAAAACAAGTCAGAAAAATTCTAAGAAGTCTTCCCACGATTTGGCAACTCAAAGTTATTGCTCTGGATTGTCAGGATCTTGACAAAATATCCTATGATGAACTTAGAGGTGATCTAATTGCCTTTGAGAAAACTCACTTGGACAAGCAAATtaaacaagaaaagaagaaaacagtTGCATTCAAAGCAACTGTGGCTGAACCAGAAaatgaagaggaagaggaaggagGAGAACATGATGAAAACATAGCCATGCTCTCTCAAGTTGTAACAAGCATGATGAGGAAAAACAGAAATAGCAGGAGAGGTAAATCAAACTTCAGAAAAGGAAGGAcgaataatgataatgataaaaaTGATGGAAAATGCTATAAATATGGAAAACATGGACACATTCAAGTTGAATGCCCCGAACTGAAGAAGAAACTCGGCGGGAACTTTCAAAAGAAGAAGTCCTTTAGAGCCTGA